The Vicia villosa cultivar HV-30 ecotype Madison, WI unplaced genomic scaffold, Vvil1.0 ctg.004993F_1_1, whole genome shotgun sequence genome has a window encoding:
- the LOC131642421 gene encoding uncharacterized protein LOC131642421 — protein MVNLSEDCGSSRSADYRKVFVRGKCVSFSPSMINKFLGRTDEVQTELEVTYNQVCQVITTKQVKSWPMKEKLTASKLSIKYAMLHKIGAANWVPTNHKSTISAVLGRFMYVVGTKAKFDYGAYIFDHTMKHARSFMCKTESPLAFHYKLFQGKHVPNIVMTSAETSKSGASVGKAEVITILKETCKELEARKMSLEQMIRTLEMDENEEFADIEEMEDKYDQELEEESASPADDSETESYSDTSAGSDSEQ, from the exons ATGGTAAACCTATCTGAAGATTGTGGCAGTAGCAGAAGTGCAGACTACAGAAAGGTGTTTGTAAGAGGTAAGTGTGTATCGTTCTCTCCTTCTATGATTAATAAATTCTTGGGAAGAACAGATGAAGTTCAAACTGAGCTGGAAGTAACATACAACCAAGTCTGTCAAGTGATCACAACCAAGCAGGTAAAAAGCTGGCCCATGAAAGAGAAGCTAACTGCAAGTAAGCTGAGCATCAAGTATGCAATGCTTCACAAAATAGGAGCAGCTAATTGGGTTCCAACAAATCACAAGTCCACTATCTCAGCTGTGCTTGGTAGATTTATGTATGTTGTAGGAACAAAGGCAAAGTTTGATTATGGAGCATATATTTTCGACCATACCATGAAGCATGCTAGAAGCTTCA TGTGCAAAACAGAAAGTCCTTTGGCTTTCCATTACAAACTGTTTCAGGGAAAGCATGTTCCAAACATTGTCATGACATCAGCTGAAACTTCCAAATCTGGAGCATCAGTCGGTAAAGCAGAAGTTATAACAATATTAAAAGAGACTTGCAAAGAACTGGAAGCTAGAAAAATGTCTCTTGAACAAATGATACGTACTCTGGAAATGGATGAGAATGAGGAGTTTGCAGATATAGAAGAGATGGAAGATAAATATGATCAAGAATTGGAAGAAGAAAGTGCTAGTCCTGCTGATGACTCTGAGACAGAAAGTTATTCAGACACCTCAGCTGGATCTGACTCTGAGCAGTAA